The Saprospiraceae bacterium genome includes a window with the following:
- a CDS encoding fatty acid desaturase, which translates to MDNIKIDQSFLKGLAKFTKTDNKKATLQILNSFIPFVLLWVLMYLSLDYSYWVTLGLGVLNAFFLVRIFIIQHDCGHRTFLSSSKARNIVGYVCSICSTIPYHYWAKSHHLHHSHNGQLEMRDIGDINTLTVAEYRELTSWGKFKYRLYRSWLVMFVLGPLYYVLIHNRLPMIDMDVFKNEKWRLWLNNALLLTLFLILGYFLGWGKFFLTHLTVVSIFSVIAIWFFYVQHQHEEAYKQWIDKWDYLTAALRGSTYYKVPRIFNWLTGNIGIHHIHHLNPAIPNYNLKKALEANQWVNNYTTILSFWDSLKLASNKLWDESQQRMITFKEYYQMEKLGLV; encoded by the coding sequence ATGGATAATATTAAGATTGATCAATCTTTTCTGAAGGGTCTCGCTAAATTTACAAAAACGGATAATAAAAAAGCTACTTTACAAATCCTTAACTCCTTTATTCCTTTTGTCCTGCTGTGGGTACTAATGTACTTATCGTTGGATTACAGTTACTGGGTTACTTTGGGTTTGGGAGTATTAAATGCTTTTTTTCTGGTGCGTATATTTATTATACAGCATGATTGCGGTCACAGGACTTTTTTGAGTAGTTCTAAAGCAAGGAATATTGTTGGTTACGTGTGCAGTATTTGCAGTACAATACCTTACCACTATTGGGCAAAATCTCACCATCTTCACCACTCGCACAATGGGCAGTTGGAAATGAGGGATATCGGCGATATCAATACATTGACAGTTGCTGAATACAGGGAGTTGACATCCTGGGGAAAGTTTAAATACAGGCTTTACAGATCCTGGTTGGTTATGTTTGTGCTGGGGCCTTTGTATTATGTCCTGATTCACAACAGATTGCCAATGATTGATATGGATGTTTTTAAAAATGAAAAGTGGAGACTCTGGCTTAACAATGCTTTACTTCTTACCTTGTTTTTGATATTGGGTTATTTTTTGGGTTGGGGGAAATTCTTTCTGACACACCTTACAGTTGTTTCTATATTTTCAGTAATTGCTATATGGTTTTTTTATGTGCAGCATCAACATGAAGAAGCATATAAACAATGGATTGATAAATGGGATTATCTGACCGCAGCACTTAGAGGCAGTACATATTATAAGGTGCCTCGTATTTTTAACTGGCTTACCGGAAATATAGGCATTCACCATATTCATCATTTGAACCCTGCAATTCCCAATTATAATCTTAAAAAAGCACTGGAAGCAAATCAATGGGTGAATAATTATACCACAATTTTAAGTTTTTGGGACAGCCTTAAACTGGCTTCCAATAAGCTTTGGGATGAATCTCAGCAACGGATGATCACATTCAAGGAATATTATCAAATGGAAAAATTGGGTTTAGTGTGA
- a CDS encoding thioredoxin family protein: MKTKNFKFAFFSLFMFLLFSGINAQETTPYTASSEGWLVNLDEAYALSKKTGKPIMANFTGSDWCGWCKRLKANVFVHDEFKKWADKNVILLELDFPRSFKIPAEIQQQNASLQSAFQVQGFPTVWVFDLQKDASNNQYSISALGKTGYTATPKEFIDGVNQMLGK; encoded by the coding sequence TTGAAAACAAAAAATTTTAAGTTCGCATTTTTTTCATTGTTTATGTTTCTTCTGTTCTCCGGAATCAACGCACAGGAAACAACACCCTACACTGCATCCAGTGAAGGATGGCTGGTCAATCTGGATGAAGCATACGCACTTTCAAAAAAGACAGGAAAACCCATTATGGCAAACTTCACAGGCAGTGATTGGTGTGGATGGTGTAAAAGACTGAAAGCCAACGTTTTTGTTCATGATGAATTCAAGAAATGGGCTGACAAAAATGTCATTCTTCTTGAGCTTGACTTTCCGAGAAGTTTCAAAATTCCGGCTGAAATACAGCAACAAAACGCAAGTTTACAAAGCGCATTTCAGGTTCAGGGTTTTCCGACTGTGTGGGTTTTTGACTTACAAAAGGATGCATCCAATAATCAGTATTCTATCAGTGCATTGGGTAAAACAGGATATACTGCGACCCCCAAAGAATTTATTGATGGTGTAAATCAGATGTTAGGTAAATAA
- a CDS encoding PIG-L family deacetylase → MYLNHFWQSVKKTTTPYSKNQNIKSGYLIIIYCVFTTVGLFSQAPAKWTSGEIYQNLERLNFLGSVLYVAAHPDDENTRLISYLANDKKAFTTYLSLTRGDGGQNLIGTEISELLGVLRTQELLMARTTDNGHQMFTRANDFGYSKNAEETIKIWDTEKVKADVVWAIRKMRPDVIINRFDHRTSGETHGHHTASAQLALELFDKTGDPKVNPEHLKYVQPWNARRIFFNTSWWFYGSQEKFEKADKSALMGMDVGTYFPLLGKSNTEIAAESRSKHKCQGFGSTGTRGSQMEYLELLKGDMPAGKQDIFEGINTTWSRVNGGEEITALIDVTLKEFSFLNPEKSIANLIQIHNLIQKTEDPFWKEIKTKEVKDLIAACLGLYAEAKTNVHKATKGEILNVDFELTKRLPGDVILQSIKVNNSNIDTVFASTLEQNESFKWSTNIPVKENFPYTAPYWLTKKGSLGLYNVEDQALIGLPETPRTLKAQFHLNIAGNIIVIEKDIVHKFNSPENGETYRPLEIVPALTVSIKEPVYIFNSEKPVEITLTVHAWKSDLSGTVFPELPVGWKAVPAIQTFQLNQKGESKNFRFSIYPPNKQEEVYIRAVAESNGEKFTNEIIDINYGHIPFQTVVRQSETKLSRIQIETRGKRIAYIMGAGDQIPQSLQQIGYQVDLVKPLEISAEKMAAYDAVILGVRAYNTEEQLRFKQPEIMEYVRNGGNVIVQYNTSNGLVTKELGPYPITLSRSRTAVEEAEMRFLLPEHDILNKPNIISSKDFEGWVQERGLYFPGEWDSQYDAVLSCNDPGEPARDGVLLVAKHGEGHYIYTGLSFFRQLPAGVSGAFRLFANMISLGKTITP, encoded by the coding sequence ATGTATTTAAATCACTTTTGGCAATCAGTAAAAAAGACAACAACTCCTTATTCTAAAAATCAGAATATTAAATCCGGATATTTAATTATAATCTACTGTGTTTTCACAACAGTTGGACTATTTTCTCAGGCTCCTGCCAAATGGACATCCGGTGAAATTTATCAAAATCTGGAACGACTCAACTTTTTAGGATCTGTGCTTTATGTTGCTGCCCATCCGGATGATGAAAATACAAGACTAATATCCTACCTTGCAAATGATAAAAAAGCTTTTACCACTTATTTGTCCCTGACCCGAGGAGATGGTGGACAAAATCTGATCGGTACTGAAATCAGTGAATTATTGGGTGTATTAAGAACTCAGGAATTATTGATGGCGAGAACCACCGATAACGGACATCAGATGTTTACCCGAGCAAACGACTTTGGGTATTCCAAAAATGCTGAAGAAACAATAAAAATTTGGGATACAGAAAAAGTAAAAGCAGATGTCGTCTGGGCAATCCGTAAAATGCGTCCTGATGTTATCATAAATCGTTTTGATCACAGAACTTCAGGAGAAACACACGGACATCACACTGCATCCGCTCAATTAGCATTGGAACTGTTTGATAAAACCGGTGATCCGAAAGTGAACCCAGAGCACCTGAAATATGTACAGCCATGGAATGCACGAAGAATTTTTTTTAATACAAGCTGGTGGTTTTACGGAAGTCAGGAAAAATTTGAAAAAGCGGATAAATCAGCCCTCATGGGCATGGATGTAGGTACTTATTTTCCGTTATTGGGAAAATCCAATACAGAAATTGCAGCAGAATCCAGAAGTAAACACAAATGTCAGGGCTTCGGGTCAACAGGAACCAGAGGAAGCCAGATGGAATATCTGGAACTTTTAAAAGGTGATATGCCAGCAGGTAAACAGGATATATTTGAAGGAATAAACACTACCTGGAGTCGGGTCAATGGAGGAGAAGAAATTACTGCACTGATAGACGTCACTTTAAAAGAATTTAGTTTTCTGAACCCTGAAAAATCTATTGCGAATCTGATTCAAATTCATAATCTGATCCAAAAAACAGAAGACCCTTTCTGGAAAGAAATAAAGACCAAAGAGGTAAAAGACCTGATAGCTGCATGTCTTGGATTATATGCAGAAGCAAAAACCAATGTACATAAAGCAACAAAAGGAGAAATACTGAATGTAGATTTTGAGCTTACCAAAAGACTACCGGGTGATGTTATATTACAGTCAATCAAAGTGAACAATTCAAATATTGACACGGTTTTTGCATCAACACTGGAGCAAAATGAAAGTTTTAAGTGGAGTACAAATATCCCTGTCAAAGAAAACTTCCCCTACACAGCACCTTATTGGCTGACCAAAAAGGGAAGCTTAGGATTATATAATGTTGAAGATCAGGCATTAATCGGGCTGCCTGAAACACCCAGAACACTTAAGGCACAATTTCATCTGAACATTGCCGGAAATATTATAGTGATAGAAAAAGATATTGTCCATAAATTTAACAGTCCGGAAAACGGAGAAACCTATCGTCCGCTCGAAATAGTTCCGGCATTGACTGTCAGTATAAAAGAACCTGTTTATATTTTTAACAGTGAAAAGCCGGTGGAAATTACACTGACAGTGCACGCCTGGAAATCAGATCTAAGCGGAACTGTATTTCCTGAATTACCTGTTGGCTGGAAAGCAGTTCCTGCAATACAAACATTCCAACTAAATCAAAAAGGGGAGAGTAAAAATTTCAGGTTTTCAATTTATCCACCCAATAAACAGGAAGAAGTGTATATCAGGGCTGTTGCCGAATCCAACGGAGAAAAATTTACAAACGAAATAATTGATATAAACTATGGCCACATTCCATTTCAAACAGTCGTCAGACAATCAGAGACAAAACTGAGTCGTATCCAAATAGAAACAAGAGGAAAACGTATTGCTTATATTATGGGAGCAGGAGATCAGATTCCTCAAAGTTTACAACAAATAGGATATCAGGTTGATTTGGTAAAACCATTGGAAATTTCTGCTGAAAAAATGGCTGCATATGATGCTGTCATCTTGGGTGTGAGAGCGTATAACACAGAAGAACAACTTAGATTTAAACAACCCGAAATCATGGAGTACGTCAGAAATGGCGGAAACGTAATAGTTCAATATAACACATCAAACGGATTGGTTACTAAAGAACTGGGCCCCTATCCTATTACGTTGTCAAGAAGTCGTACCGCAGTAGAAGAAGCCGAAATGCGCTTTTTACTGCCTGAACATGATATTTTAAATAAGCCCAATATAATCAGTTCAAAAGATTTTGAAGGATGGGTACAGGAAAGGGGATTGTACTTTCCCGGTGAGTGGGACAGTCAATATGACGCTGTCTTGTCTTGTAATGATCCGGGTGAACCTGCCAGAGATGGTGTATTATTAGTTGCAAAACACGGAGAAGGACACTACATTTATACAGGACTTAGTTTTTTCAGACAATTGCCCGCAGGAGTTTCAGGTGCATTCAGATTGTTTGCCAATATGATTTCCCTTGGAAAAACGATAACTCCTTAA
- a CDS encoding DUF4440 domain-containing protein, whose amino-acid sequence MEVKAKLKFVFLFLGVLNIQFVQAQDNNHEVRDFFDLYSESTIIAGHRGGYYTEFPENSLSIFEYIVSKVSTKHVMLEVDVRKDKDGNLWLMHDSTLDRTTTINGPINTTSTRNLNNAKLKDQTGKPTSESVPTFEDFLNWTVNNTVFIILDIKDDSWKEALTLIRKKNLENRCIVLTFTPETLSKVYNLNQDIFISTLINESKDWENLNKSKIPKSRLVAYISEKTPKNLIGKLRTENVLILSDSREVWKGQLHPMSSHDYRTFTGNYMLNILITDFPTEVSSFISDFQDTLKLIKTINDLHIKKFRWMEQKQMDSLSLLLDDGVYYIHSNGWKETKDEVLENIQSGKLTYRNVRITDSDVRLIDNTAIVTGKGIFSVSMDDKPIEINLYYTEVYVIKAEGIRLVSRHACKI is encoded by the coding sequence ATGGAAGTAAAAGCAAAACTAAAATTCGTTTTTCTCTTTTTGGGTGTTCTGAATATCCAATTCGTTCAGGCACAGGACAATAATCATGAGGTAAGAGATTTTTTTGATTTGTACTCAGAATCTACTATCATAGCGGGTCATAGAGGAGGGTACTACACTGAATTTCCGGAAAACAGTCTCTCCATTTTTGAATATATCGTATCAAAGGTTTCAACAAAGCATGTCATGTTGGAAGTCGATGTAAGAAAAGATAAAGATGGCAACCTATGGTTAATGCATGACTCCACTTTGGATAGAACAACCACTATTAATGGTCCAATAAACACTACATCCACCCGTAACCTTAATAACGCAAAACTGAAAGATCAAACAGGTAAGCCAACATCAGAATCTGTGCCTACTTTTGAAGATTTTTTAAACTGGACAGTGAATAATACAGTTTTTATCATTCTAGACATAAAGGATGATTCATGGAAAGAAGCCTTGACCTTAATAAGAAAAAAAAATCTGGAAAACAGGTGTATCGTTCTAACTTTTACACCGGAGACTTTATCAAAAGTTTATAACTTAAATCAAGATATATTTATATCAACCTTAATAAATGAGTCCAAAGATTGGGAAAATCTAAACAAATCAAAAATCCCTAAAAGCCGGTTAGTTGCTTACATTTCTGAAAAAACACCCAAAAACTTAATTGGGAAGTTACGAACAGAAAATGTTTTAATTTTGAGTGATTCCCGTGAAGTTTGGAAAGGTCAGCTTCATCCAATGTCATCCCACGATTATAGGACATTCACAGGTAATTACATGCTGAATATACTGATTACCGACTTTCCCACAGAAGTAAGCAGTTTTATTTCTGATTTTCAGGATACATTAAAACTTATCAAAACCATCAACGACCTCCACATCAAAAAATTCAGATGGATGGAACAAAAGCAAATGGATTCGCTTTCATTGCTTCTGGATGATGGTGTTTATTATATTCATTCCAATGGTTGGAAAGAAACAAAAGATGAAGTTCTTGAAAATATACAATCGGGTAAACTTACTTACAGAAATGTAAGAATTACTGATTCTGATGTCCGATTAATTGATAATACAGCAATTGTAACCGGCAAAGGTATATTCTCCGTGAGTATGGATGATAAGCCTATAGAAATTAATCTGTATTATACCGAAGTTTACGTGATCAAAGCCGAGGGAATCAGACTAGTCAGCAGACATGCATGTAAGATCTGA
- the typA gene encoding translational GTPase TypA — MDPIRNIAIIAHVDHGKTTLVDKIIHECKAMDQRKDTGELILDNNDLERERGITILSKNVSVMFNGVKINIIDTPGHSDFGGEVERVLNLADGVLLLVDAFEGAMPQTRFVLNKAIELGLKPIVVINKVDKENCRPEEVQSDVFDLMYNLGASEEQLDFVTLFGSSRDGWMSFDHNIRTKDIKPLLQAVIDVIPEAPYHEGPVQMGITSLDFNAFQGRLAIGRVYRGNLEENKDYFLCKKGGVQKKVRVKELYVFEGLGKLKVPAVRSGDLCALVGIDDFEIGDTVADLAQPEALPRIEVDEPTMSMLFTINTSPFFGKEGKFVTSRHLRERLYKELEKNLALRIEDGETEDKFNVFGRGVLHLSVLIETMRREGYEFQVGKPQVIIKEIDGVKCEPIETMVIDVPEESSGKVIELVTQRKGLLKVMEPKGDVQHLEFEIPSRGIIGLRNNILTSTSGEAVMTHRFLNFEPFKGELPGRLKGSLVSMEQGQALPFAIDRLQDRGKFFIDPGEQIYVGQVLGEHSRDNDLEINVIKGKKLTNMRASGSDENMKIAPKIQFSLEEAMEYIRDDEYLEVTPLSLRMRKISFRPS; from the coding sequence ATGGATCCTATCAGAAACATAGCCATTATTGCACACGTTGACCACGGCAAAACAACGTTGGTGGACAAAATTATTCATGAATGTAAAGCAATGGATCAAAGAAAAGATACCGGCGAACTTATTCTGGATAATAATGACCTTGAAAGAGAGAGAGGTATTACTATCCTTTCAAAAAATGTGTCTGTCATGTTTAATGGTGTGAAAATCAACATTATAGATACCCCCGGTCACTCGGATTTCGGAGGTGAAGTTGAACGTGTACTTAATCTGGCGGATGGAGTTTTGCTGTTGGTAGATGCATTTGAAGGTGCTATGCCACAAACCAGATTTGTATTAAATAAAGCTATAGAACTGGGTTTGAAACCTATCGTGGTTATCAATAAAGTGGACAAAGAAAACTGCAGACCGGAAGAAGTACAAAGTGATGTTTTTGACCTGATGTATAACCTCGGTGCTTCTGAAGAACAATTGGATTTTGTGACGCTTTTCGGATCGAGTAGGGATGGATGGATGAGTTTTGATCATAATATCCGAACCAAAGATATCAAACCTTTATTGCAGGCCGTTATTGATGTTATACCTGAAGCTCCGTATCATGAAGGTCCGGTACAAATGGGAATTACCTCATTGGATTTTAACGCTTTTCAGGGTAGACTTGCGATCGGAAGAGTGTACAGGGGGAATCTGGAAGAAAATAAAGACTATTTCCTTTGCAAAAAAGGTGGGGTTCAGAAAAAAGTCAGAGTTAAAGAGCTTTATGTATTCGAAGGGTTGGGCAAATTGAAAGTGCCTGCTGTGAGAAGCGGTGACTTGTGTGCATTGGTAGGTATCGATGATTTTGAAATCGGGGATACAGTTGCAGACCTGGCTCAACCGGAAGCACTTCCAAGAATTGAAGTCGATGAGCCGACTATGAGTATGTTGTTTACAATAAACACTTCTCCGTTTTTTGGAAAAGAGGGTAAGTTTGTCACATCACGACACCTGAGAGAAAGGTTATACAAAGAATTGGAAAAAAATCTGGCTCTCCGAATTGAAGATGGGGAAACAGAAGATAAATTTAATGTTTTCGGAAGAGGAGTACTGCATTTAAGCGTGCTGATTGAGACGATGAGAAGGGAAGGATATGAATTTCAGGTGGGTAAACCACAGGTAATCATTAAGGAAATAGATGGCGTAAAATGTGAACCAATCGAAACCATGGTCATTGATGTTCCTGAAGAATCTTCCGGGAAAGTGATTGAATTGGTAACCCAAAGGAAAGGCTTGCTGAAAGTGATGGAACCGAAAGGAGATGTACAACATCTGGAATTTGAAATTCCGTCGAGGGGAATCATCGGACTTCGTAACAATATTCTGACATCTACTTCCGGGGAAGCAGTTATGACACACCGTTTCCTTAATTTTGAACCTTTTAAAGGTGAATTGCCGGGAAGATTAAAAGGTTCTTTGGTTTCTATGGAACAGGGACAGGCGTTGCCTTTTGCAATTGACAGATTGCAGGACCGAGGGAAGTTTTTTATTGATCCGGGCGAGCAAATTTATGTAGGGCAGGTACTTGGAGAACACAGCAGAGATAATGATTTGGAAATCAACGTAATCAAAGGCAAAAAATTGACCAACATGAGAGCTTCCGGTTCTGATGAAAATATGAAAATTGCTCCCAAGATTCAATTTTCTTTGGAAGAAGCAATGGAGTATATTAGAGATGATGAATATCTGGAAGTGACGCCATTAAGCCTTCGTATGCGGAAGATTTCTTTCCGTCCGAGCTAA
- a CDS encoding DEAD/DEAH box helicase encodes MQTFKELGLSEDILRTLNEIGFEIPTEIQYKSIPLLLQEKPDFIGLAQTGTGKTAAFGLPLIEFFNPDDNKIFSLILAPTRELAQQIAKELEIFAKYKKGLKIQVVYGGTPIMNNLRDLRKNIPHILVATPGRLQDLIERKAVKLDQLDYLVLDEADEMLNMGFQEDIDKILEYTPDTKVTWLFSATMPPEIRRIVGTYMENPKEVRIHSDSKTNENIEHKYIYVSKHDKEAALKRVLDYLTDFYGVVFCKTKMDTQELAEYLEHEGYRAEPLHGDLSQAQRDAVMAKFRNKTTSILVATDVAARGIDVDSLTHVVHYSLPENPEYYTHRSGRTARAGKKGVSLAIVTPQDIGRIRFFEKSIGVDIKHIKVPLQSQMYNKKLEKWTEKVLHQDTLELNDEMIGKALETFVDLSKEELVQRILAMEFNKLYKKVEKDDLNVVFHADSRSSRNVGSGRDNFRDRDRERTGHRKGQTSSEHNDTFFINIGKIDNINPGVLLDIICTHTGMNKKQIGNINIQKRHSLVEVDRRFAKKMESAGKLLKYRGRKITINKESDR; translated from the coding sequence TTGCAGACATTTAAAGAACTGGGTCTTTCGGAAGATATTTTAAGGACCCTGAACGAGATAGGTTTTGAAATACCTACCGAAATACAATACAAATCAATACCCTTATTATTACAAGAAAAGCCTGATTTTATTGGACTTGCGCAGACAGGTACAGGTAAAACAGCCGCTTTTGGATTACCACTGATTGAATTTTTTAATCCGGATGATAATAAGATTTTCAGTCTTATTCTCGCACCTACACGAGAACTTGCTCAACAAATTGCTAAAGAATTAGAAATATTTGCGAAGTATAAAAAGGGCCTGAAAATTCAGGTGGTGTATGGTGGTACACCTATTATGAATAATCTGAGAGACCTCAGAAAAAATATACCGCATATTCTTGTTGCAACCCCCGGAAGATTACAGGATCTGATTGAGAGAAAGGCAGTAAAGCTGGATCAATTAGATTATTTGGTTCTGGATGAAGCAGATGAAATGCTGAATATGGGCTTTCAGGAGGATATCGACAAAATTCTTGAATATACACCGGATACTAAAGTTACCTGGTTGTTTTCAGCTACCATGCCACCTGAAATCAGGAGAATAGTCGGTACTTACATGGAGAATCCAAAAGAAGTGAGGATTCACTCTGACAGCAAGACAAATGAAAATATTGAGCATAAATATATATACGTCAGTAAACACGATAAAGAAGCTGCTCTGAAAAGAGTACTCGATTATCTGACGGATTTTTATGGAGTTGTTTTTTGTAAAACAAAAATGGACACACAGGAACTGGCTGAATATCTTGAACATGAAGGGTATAGGGCAGAACCACTACACGGTGATTTGTCTCAGGCACAGAGAGATGCCGTGATGGCAAAATTCAGAAATAAAACGACTTCCATTCTTGTTGCCACTGACGTAGCTGCAAGAGGAATAGATGTTGATTCACTGACACACGTTGTACATTACTCGCTACCTGAAAATCCGGAATACTACACTCATAGAAGTGGCAGAACCGCAAGAGCCGGTAAAAAAGGTGTTTCGCTTGCAATAGTCACTCCACAGGATATTGGAAGAATCCGATTTTTTGAAAAGTCAATTGGAGTGGACATCAAACACATAAAAGTGCCTCTTCAATCTCAGATGTATAATAAGAAACTGGAAAAATGGACTGAGAAAGTTTTACATCAGGATACATTGGAGTTGAATGATGAGATGATAGGCAAAGCACTTGAAACATTTGTTGATTTATCCAAGGAAGAATTGGTACAAAGGATACTTGCAATGGAGTTTAATAAACTCTATAAAAAAGTGGAAAAAGATGATCTAAATGTTGTATTCCATGCTGACAGCAGAAGTTCAAGAAATGTCGGATCCGGCAGAGATAATTTCAGAGACAGAGACAGAGAACGAACAGGTCACAGAAAAGGACAAACATCAAGCGAACATAATGATACATTCTTTATAAACATTGGTAAGATAGATAATATCAACCCGGGTGTTTTACTTGATATCATTTGTACACACACAGGCATGAATAAAAAGCAAATCGGCAATATCAACATTCAGAAAAGACATAGTCTGGTAGAAGTGGACAGACGTTTTGCCAAAAAAATGGAGAGTGCCGGAAAATTGCTGAAATACAGAGGTAGAAAAATTACCATTAATAAAGAGTCAGACAGATAA
- a CDS encoding amidinotransferase: MQQLTRNIMMIRPANFGFNEQTAENNAFQSKESIHSIDALRQIAIEEFDVMVALLRSKGINIIVIEDTPEPIKPDAVFPNNWISFHENGTLITYPMFAPNRRIERREDIIEKIEEKFRINYRYSFEFYEDEDEIFLEGTGSMIFDRVNHIVYACTSPRTDATLIDKFNVLMGTTSRVFRSVDRNGEDIYHTNVMMALGEDFVVICMESIPDEVSRNELRNTFDLTGKEVIEITYSQMESFAGNMLEVKGAGDKRYLVMSETAYKSLTKEQIDTLSGFTNILPVSIPNIEKYGGGSVRCMMAEIFLPEK; encoded by the coding sequence ATGCAGCAGCTCACACGCAATATTATGATGATCCGACCTGCAAATTTCGGATTCAACGAACAGACAGCGGAAAATAATGCTTTTCAATCCAAAGAAAGTATTCATTCAATTGATGCTTTAAGACAGATTGCTATTGAAGAATTTGATGTAATGGTCGCTCTGCTGAGATCAAAAGGAATCAATATTATCGTTATTGAAGATACGCCAGAACCAATAAAGCCGGATGCAGTATTTCCTAATAACTGGATCAGTTTTCATGAAAACGGAACTTTGATCACCTACCCGATGTTTGCTCCCAACAGAAGAATAGAACGACGTGAAGATATAATCGAGAAAATCGAAGAAAAATTCAGAATCAATTACAGGTATTCATTTGAGTTTTATGAAGATGAGGACGAAATATTTCTGGAAGGTACCGGAAGTATGATATTTGACAGGGTAAATCATATTGTATATGCTTGTACAAGTCCCCGGACGGATGCAACACTGATTGATAAGTTTAATGTATTGATGGGGACAACCAGTCGCGTTTTCCGATCAGTGGACAGGAATGGAGAAGATATATATCATACCAATGTAATGATGGCATTGGGCGAAGATTTTGTGGTTATTTGTATGGAAAGTATTCCGGATGAGGTGAGCAGAAACGAATTACGGAACACATTTGATCTGACCGGAAAGGAAGTGATTGAGATAACTTACAGTCAAATGGAATCATTTGCCGGAAATATGCTTGAAGTAAAGGGGGCAGGGGATAAAAGATATCTTGTCATGTCCGAAACTGCTTATAAAAGCCTGACTAAAGAGCAGATTGATACACTTTCAGGATTTACCAATATCTTACCAGTCAGCATACCGAATATAGAGAAGTATGGTGGAGGCAGTGTCAGATGTATGATGGCGGAGATATTTTTACCTGAAAAATAA